A genomic window from Pseudonocardia broussonetiae includes:
- a CDS encoding alpha/beta hydrolase yields MVRRRVVAGAGAVLGAGGLLAAAGARRPVVRRWPLSVLQAAPCLPASEVPGAVSLLHAAAGGAAALAGGPLGWAAAGLNGLAVAALHDLRGDAARSAAAYDAALAGLPPVADGPAPAGRTVAGRPARRRYLRAADVPYGDDSAHRLDVWGPEEPVTGAPVLVQVHGGGWTGGDKALSASPLLAHLVAHGWVCVTVDYRLGLTAGWPGMGVDVKRALAWVHAHIAEHGGDPASVAISGGSAGGHLASLVAVTADDPALQPGFEDADTSVVAAVPVYGVHDLSVDEHGLHGTVERAITGTRFADDTARWLSASPLHRVGPGAPPFLVVHGSADTIVSVHQSRRFVARSRKLGNEVHYAELPHAQHGFDGFPTARTAHHVRAVHRFLAAVHARRPAPEHVGAASGGR; encoded by the coding sequence GTGGTGCGGCGGCGGGTCGTGGCGGGTGCGGGTGCGGTGCTGGGGGCCGGCGGGCTGCTCGCGGCGGCGGGGGCGCGGCGACCGGTGGTCCGGCGCTGGCCGCTGTCGGTGCTGCAGGCCGCACCCTGCCTGCCGGCGTCGGAGGTGCCCGGGGCCGTGTCGCTGCTGCACGCGGCGGCGGGCGGCGCCGCGGCGCTCGCGGGCGGCCCGCTCGGCTGGGCCGCGGCCGGGCTGAACGGGCTCGCGGTCGCGGCGCTGCACGACCTGCGCGGCGACGCCGCCCGGTCCGCCGCCGCGTACGACGCCGCACTGGCCGGGCTGCCGCCCGTCGCCGACGGTCCCGCACCGGCCGGGCGGACCGTCGCCGGGCGCCCGGCGCGGCGCCGCTACCTGCGCGCGGCCGACGTGCCCTACGGCGACGACTCCGCCCACCGCCTCGACGTGTGGGGTCCCGAGGAGCCCGTCACCGGCGCGCCGGTGCTGGTCCAGGTGCACGGCGGCGGCTGGACCGGCGGCGACAAGGCGCTCTCGGCGTCGCCGCTGCTGGCCCACCTCGTCGCGCACGGCTGGGTCTGCGTCACGGTCGACTACCGGCTGGGGCTCACGGCGGGCTGGCCCGGGATGGGCGTCGACGTCAAGCGCGCGCTCGCCTGGGTGCACGCGCACATCGCCGAGCACGGGGGCGACCCGGCGTCGGTCGCGATCAGCGGCGGCTCGGCGGGCGGGCACCTCGCGTCGCTGGTGGCGGTCACCGCGGACGACCCGGCGCTGCAGCCGGGCTTCGAGGACGCCGACACCTCCGTCGTCGCGGCCGTGCCGGTCTACGGCGTGCACGACCTGTCGGTCGACGAGCACGGGCTGCACGGCACCGTCGAGCGCGCGATCACCGGCACCCGCTTCGCCGACGACACCGCCCGCTGGCTGAGCGCCTCCCCGCTGCACCGCGTCGGGCCGGGGGCGCCGCCGTTCCTGGTCGTGCACGGCAGCGCCGACACGATCGTCTCGGTGCACCAGTCGCGGCGGTTCGTGGCCCGCAGCCGCAAGCTCGGCAACGAGGTGCACTACGCCGAGCTGCCGCACGCCCAGCACGGGTTCGACGGCTTCCCGACCGCGCGCACCGCCCACCACGTGCGCGCCGTGCACCGGTTCCTCGCGGCCGTGCACGCCCGCCGGCCCGCGCCGGAGCACGTCGGCGCGGCCTCGGGCGGGCGGTAG
- a CDS encoding DUF3500 domain-containing protein has product MVTADPAREVAERSAAAAAAWLDGLDPGQRAVATGAVPGPGPEDAERLRWFYTPTDHGGLTIHEQRPAQQRRAMALLASGLSEAAYTTLAVVMGLENVLDRTEGFAATFSRERGRDPGMYYLRVFGEPGATAPWGWRFGGHHVSVNVLVVDGRVVATTPLFLGADPATSPLLGGASLRPLGAVEDLGRDLVRSLPADLAVRAVLLPRAPSDIVGANRTRVAPGDRVVPLAGIWRGRFPDPAEQARLQAMSDGIDDAAGLGDADHDAVALTAEPKGVPAAEFDAGQREVLRLLLSSYLDRVPEGLSPLPRYADDAALDAVHLAWAGSTAPGEPHYYRLQGPRLLLEWDNTQRGANHAHSVWRDPEADFGLDVLGGHRAAHHT; this is encoded by the coding sequence GTGGTCACCGCCGATCCCGCCCGTGAGGTCGCCGAGCGGTCCGCCGCGGCCGCCGCCGCCTGGCTCGACGGCCTCGACCCGGGGCAGCGGGCCGTCGCCACCGGCGCCGTACCGGGTCCGGGGCCGGAGGACGCCGAGCGGCTGCGCTGGTTCTACACCCCCACCGACCACGGCGGCCTGACGATCCACGAGCAGCGCCCCGCCCAGCAGCGCCGCGCGATGGCGCTGCTGGCGAGCGGGCTGTCCGAGGCCGCCTACACCACCCTCGCCGTGGTGATGGGGCTGGAGAACGTGCTCGACCGCACGGAGGGCTTCGCCGCCACCTTCTCCCGCGAGCGCGGCCGCGACCCGGGCATGTACTACCTGCGCGTGTTCGGCGAGCCCGGCGCTACGGCGCCGTGGGGGTGGCGGTTCGGCGGGCACCACGTGTCGGTCAACGTGCTCGTCGTCGACGGGCGGGTGGTCGCCACGACCCCGCTGTTCCTGGGCGCCGATCCGGCCACGTCCCCGCTTCTCGGGGGCGCGTCGCTGCGCCCGCTCGGCGCCGTCGAGGACCTCGGCCGCGACCTCGTCCGCTCGCTGCCCGCCGACCTCGCCGTCCGCGCGGTGCTGCTGCCGCGCGCGCCGTCCGACATCGTCGGCGCCAACCGCACCCGCGTCGCTCCGGGCGACCGGGTCGTGCCGCTGGCCGGGATCTGGCGCGGCCGGTTCCCCGACCCGGCGGAACAGGCCCGGCTGCAGGCCATGAGCGACGGCATCGACGACGCCGCCGGCCTCGGCGACGCCGACCACGACGCCGTCGCGCTCACCGCCGAGCCGAAGGGCGTGCCCGCGGCGGAGTTCGACGCCGGGCAGCGGGAGGTGCTGCGCCTGCTGCTGTCGAGCTACCTCGACCGCGTGCCCGAGGGCCTGTCCCCGCTCCCCCGCTACGCCGACGACGCCGCGCTCGACGCGGTGCACCTCGCCTGGGCCGGGAGCACCGCGCCCGGCGAGCCGCACTACTACCGGCTGCAGGGCCCGCGGCTGCTGCTGGAGTGGGACAACACCCAGCGCGGCGCCAACCACGCCCACTCGGTGTGGCGCGACCCCGAGGCCGACTTCGGCCTGGACGTCCTCGGCGGGCACCGGGCCGCGCACCACACCTAA
- a CDS encoding nucleoside/nucleotide kinase family protein, translated as MSPAPVSAALVARAAALVPAGGRAVLGVAGSPGAGKSTLVAALLAALRAELGADAVAHVPMDGFHLADVELARLGRSGRKGAPDTFDAGGYLALLRRIRARTEDVVYAPQFERDLEQPVAGAIPVPRAARLVLTEGNYLLLDAPVWRDVPAELDEVWFCAADDTVRRARLLARHVAFGKSPEAAAAWVAAVDDPNTALVEASRGRADLVVPVG; from the coding sequence GTGAGCCCGGCACCCGTGTCCGCGGCCCTCGTCGCGCGGGCCGCCGCGCTCGTCCCCGCCGGCGGGCGCGCGGTCCTCGGGGTGGCCGGGAGCCCGGGCGCGGGCAAGTCGACGCTGGTGGCGGCCCTGCTCGCCGCGCTGCGGGCCGAGCTCGGCGCCGACGCCGTCGCGCACGTCCCGATGGACGGGTTCCACCTCGCCGACGTCGAGCTCGCCCGGCTGGGCCGCTCGGGCCGCAAGGGCGCCCCCGACACCTTCGACGCCGGCGGCTACCTCGCGCTGCTGCGCCGGATCCGGGCGCGCACCGAGGACGTCGTCTACGCGCCGCAGTTCGAGCGCGACCTGGAGCAGCCCGTCGCCGGGGCGATCCCGGTGCCCCGCGCGGCGCGCCTGGTGCTGACCGAGGGCAACTACCTGCTCCTCGACGCCCCCGTCTGGCGCGACGTGCCCGCGGAGCTGGACGAGGTGTGGTTCTGCGCCGCCGACGACACCGTCCGCCGGGCCCGGCTCCTCGCCCGGCACGTCGCGTTCGGCAAGTCGCCCGAGGCGGCGGCGGCGTGGGTGGCGGCCGTCGACGACCCGAACACGGCGCTGGTGGAGGCGTCGCGGGGGCGGGCGGACCTGGTGGTGCCGGTCGGTTAG
- a CDS encoding transglycosylase domain-containing protein — MSGAHTVVSSRRRPGGRRRAAGTEVGWWQPPTRRRAAAQDPTRAEGPGRRRAAPGRAEALLARLTRRGGGSQHRRPATPQERRAQRLRLVRRTALAGLAAVLLGPLLVFGLGWVFFSVPSPADAVTNQVALVSYSDGSRLTRLVPEEGNRIAVPVEDVPQHVRDAVLAAEDRTFYSNPGFDLTGILRAVWNQVQGGSGGGSTITQQYVKNALVGDEYSLWRKYKEVVLAVKISQERTKDEILGDYLNAIYFGRGAYGIQSASQAYFGKPVQLLDASEGALLAGVIQSPSRWDPARNPERAVERWDFVLDGMVAQGWLTPQERADARFPATIEPRRGQAGVPADANGHVVTAVTAELDALGITSEDLAQEGLRITTTIDPERQQQAVDAAHAALEGQPENLRSAMVAVDPQTGGILAYYGGDNGLGLDYARVRRLAGSTFKPFVVLAGLQQDPPVGLGETFDGEEVPGLRNAEGADCDRCDLKQAMTVSNNVVFNSLAKQVGPENVAAAARAAGITAPLDDPNEGIALGNKEISALELASAYATIAGGGVWHQPHLVREVVTADGRVLFSAATEGERRFPERVARNVVESMLEVADQDGLTLPDGRPVAAKTGTVQSRFDGENNDAWMAGFTPSLSTSVWVGTDMNTPIRTAGGEPISGKTLPGEVWQEFMGEALEAAPVETFPPYRPIGEAASDAPPGVDPEATPTPTPTPEPTVEPTPEVPPPAEPPADPRAAQPGDPATTREPEQGDGGGLLFGDDDEPAPPPTTSQDCSITPCG, encoded by the coding sequence GTGTCGGGAGCGCACACCGTCGTCTCCTCCCGGCGGCGGCCGGGCGGGCGCCGCCGGGCCGCCGGCACCGAGGTCGGCTGGTGGCAGCCCCCGACCCGGCGCCGGGCCGCCGCGCAGGACCCCACCCGCGCCGAGGGCCCCGGCCGCCGCCGCGCCGCCCCGGGCCGCGCGGAGGCGCTGCTCGCCCGGCTGACGCGCCGCGGGGGCGGCTCGCAGCACCGCAGGCCCGCCACCCCGCAGGAGCGCCGCGCGCAGCGGCTGCGCCTGGTCCGGCGCACCGCGCTGGCCGGGCTCGCCGCCGTGCTGCTCGGCCCGCTGCTGGTGTTCGGGCTCGGCTGGGTGTTCTTCTCGGTGCCCAGCCCGGCCGACGCCGTGACCAACCAGGTCGCGCTGGTGTCGTACTCCGACGGCAGCCGGCTCACGCGCCTGGTGCCCGAGGAGGGCAACCGGATCGCGGTGCCGGTGGAGGACGTGCCGCAGCACGTCCGCGACGCCGTGCTCGCCGCCGAGGACCGCACCTTCTACTCCAACCCCGGCTTCGACCTCACCGGCATCCTGCGCGCCGTCTGGAACCAGGTCCAGGGCGGCTCGGGCGGCGGGTCGACGATCACGCAGCAGTACGTGAAGAACGCGCTGGTCGGGGACGAGTACTCGCTGTGGCGCAAGTACAAGGAGGTCGTGCTCGCCGTCAAGATCTCCCAGGAGCGCACCAAGGACGAGATCCTCGGCGACTACCTCAACGCGATCTACTTCGGCCGCGGCGCCTACGGCATCCAGTCGGCGAGCCAGGCCTACTTCGGCAAGCCCGTGCAACTGCTCGACGCGAGCGAAGGCGCGCTGCTGGCGGGGGTCATCCAGTCGCCGTCCCGGTGGGACCCGGCGCGCAACCCCGAGCGGGCCGTCGAGCGCTGGGACTTCGTCCTCGACGGGATGGTGGCGCAGGGCTGGCTGACCCCGCAGGAGCGGGCCGACGCCCGGTTCCCTGCGACGATCGAGCCGCGCCGCGGGCAGGCCGGGGTCCCGGCCGACGCCAACGGGCACGTCGTCACCGCCGTCACCGCGGAGCTCGACGCACTGGGCATCACCTCCGAGGACCTCGCCCAGGAGGGCCTGCGGATCACCACGACGATCGACCCGGAGCGCCAGCAGCAGGCCGTCGACGCCGCGCACGCCGCGCTGGAGGGGCAGCCGGAGAACCTGCGCAGCGCGATGGTCGCGGTCGACCCGCAGACCGGCGGGATCCTCGCCTACTACGGCGGCGACAACGGCCTGGGCCTGGACTACGCCCGGGTGCGGCGCCTGGCCGGCTCGACGTTCAAGCCGTTCGTCGTGCTCGCCGGGCTGCAGCAGGACCCGCCGGTCGGGCTCGGGGAGACCTTCGACGGCGAGGAGGTGCCCGGGCTGCGCAACGCCGAGGGCGCCGACTGCGACCGCTGCGACCTCAAGCAGGCCATGACCGTCTCCAACAACGTGGTGTTCAACAGCCTCGCGAAGCAGGTGGGGCCGGAGAACGTCGCCGCGGCCGCGCGCGCCGCCGGGATCACCGCGCCGCTCGACGACCCCAACGAGGGCATCGCGCTGGGCAACAAGGAGATCAGCGCGCTGGAGCTCGCGTCGGCCTACGCGACGATCGCCGGCGGCGGGGTCTGGCACCAGCCGCACCTGGTCCGCGAGGTCGTCACGGCCGACGGGCGCGTGCTGTTCTCCGCGGCGACCGAGGGCGAGCGCCGGTTCCCCGAGCGGGTCGCGCGCAACGTCGTCGAGTCGATGCTGGAGGTCGCCGACCAGGACGGGCTGACGCTGCCCGACGGGCGCCCGGTGGCGGCGAAGACCGGCACCGTCCAGTCGCGCTTCGACGGGGAGAACAACGACGCCTGGATGGCCGGGTTCACGCCGTCGCTGTCGACGTCGGTGTGGGTCGGCACCGACATGAACACCCCGATCCGGACGGCGGGCGGCGAGCCGATCAGCGGGAAGACGCTGCCCGGCGAGGTGTGGCAGGAGTTCATGGGCGAGGCGCTGGAGGCGGCCCCCGTCGAGACCTTCCCGCCCTACCGCCCGATCGGCGAGGCCGCGTCCGACGCGCCCCCCGGCGTCGACCCCGAGGCGACGCCCACCCCGACGCCCACGCCCGAGCCGACGGTGGAGCCCACCCCGGAGGTCCCCCCGCCCGCCGAGCCGCCCGCGGACCCGCGCGCGGCGCAGCCGGGCGACCCGGCCACCACGCGGGAGCCCGAGCAGGGCGACGGGGGCGGCCTGCTGTTCGGCGACGACGACGAGCCCGCCCCTCCCCCGACGACATCGCAGGACTGCAGCATCACTCCGTGCGGCTGA
- a CDS encoding SpoIIE family protein phosphatase produces the protein MERPVDLCAEVVDHLPVGVFALDADDVVRVWNRRAALLTGWSAQRVLGTRLADAPLDGPTIARVVDELRGGRPFTGRFPALDAAGPTLYFRVVPGAGPDAAVVGVLQDVVDSRAGDEAFALLDALWESAPVGLAYFDTALRYRRVNGAVLDIDGGTADQRLGHTLEEVHGAVGATIADGLRAVLADGRPRPSVPVRGRLWHGAGPPQEWRMSMYPVHAPDGELTGCGVVIVDVTAAERDRRELARVAAQRELALNRYQSLVEATSAAVWVREVDGSAQRDAPALRAITGQTVLQMRGWGFLDAVHPDHRDASRAAWTSAVAAEPAVLFTHVHRLRTAAGDHRWFRTRAAPVRSEGRVVQWVGTETDIDDAVRARDRLDLLARATLALGTATEPDGELVALADVLVPEFADVCRVYLVDPQRPGARGVTGRRALSRTAPGLPESPAADARFLFDARHPVARCVRDAAAVLEDVPAALAAAPEVERWADGARAHSVLVAPVHARGVVVAALLFLGAGDRPRYTGDDLALVTEIGARASAAVEKATEYQQSRQVAVALQSAMLTEPPEVPGLEIRARYLPAAVNLAVGGDWYDAFDLPGGGLAVGVGDVEGHDLPAAATMGQLRSMLRALADGAHPPSAAVAALDRVATRLGVTRFTTLVHGHVAPRADGGAVFRWSNAGHPQPVLVPADGEPAFLSGDVGIVLGVAPDAPRGDSEVVLPPGATLLLYTDGLVERRRDPDDRAGADLLALVRTHAHRPLGEFCDHLVRDTAADTDDDIVVLAVRVS, from the coding sequence GTGGAGCGCCCGGTCGATCTCTGCGCCGAGGTCGTGGACCACCTGCCCGTCGGGGTGTTCGCGCTCGACGCCGACGACGTCGTGCGCGTCTGGAACCGCCGCGCCGCGCTGCTCACCGGCTGGTCGGCCCAGCGCGTGCTGGGCACCCGGCTCGCCGACGCCCCGCTCGACGGCCCGACGATCGCCCGCGTCGTCGACGAGCTGCGCGGAGGCCGCCCGTTCACCGGCCGCTTCCCGGCCCTGGACGCCGCCGGACCCACGCTCTACTTTCGGGTCGTGCCCGGCGCCGGGCCGGACGCCGCGGTGGTCGGCGTGCTGCAGGACGTCGTCGACAGCCGGGCGGGCGACGAGGCGTTCGCGCTGCTCGACGCCCTGTGGGAGAGCGCTCCGGTGGGCCTGGCCTACTTCGACACCGCGCTGCGCTACCGCCGCGTCAACGGGGCCGTGCTCGACATCGACGGCGGCACCGCCGACCAGCGGCTCGGGCACACCCTCGAGGAGGTGCACGGCGCGGTCGGGGCCACCATCGCCGACGGCCTGCGCGCGGTCCTGGCCGACGGGCGGCCGCGTCCGTCGGTGCCCGTCCGGGGGCGTCTGTGGCACGGGGCCGGGCCGCCGCAGGAGTGGCGGATGAGCATGTACCCGGTGCACGCGCCCGACGGCGAGCTGACGGGCTGCGGGGTCGTGATCGTCGACGTCACCGCGGCGGAGCGGGACCGCCGCGAGCTGGCCCGGGTCGCCGCGCAGCGCGAGCTCGCGCTCAACCGCTACCAGAGCCTGGTCGAGGCCACGAGCGCCGCCGTCTGGGTCCGGGAGGTCGACGGCTCCGCCCAGCGCGACGCCCCGGCCCTGCGCGCGATCACCGGCCAGACCGTCCTGCAGATGCGCGGCTGGGGCTTCCTCGACGCCGTGCACCCCGACCACCGCGACGCCTCGCGCGCGGCCTGGACCAGTGCCGTCGCCGCCGAGCCCGCCGTGCTGTTCACCCACGTCCACCGGCTGCGGACGGCCGCGGGCGACCACCGCTGGTTCCGCACCCGGGCGGCGCCGGTGCGCAGCGAGGGCCGGGTCGTGCAGTGGGTGGGCACGGAGACCGACATCGACGACGCCGTGCGGGCCCGCGACCGCCTCGACCTGCTGGCCCGCGCCACGCTGGCCCTGGGCACCGCCACCGAGCCCGACGGCGAGCTCGTCGCACTGGCCGACGTCCTCGTGCCCGAGTTCGCCGACGTCTGCCGGGTGTACCTCGTCGACCCGCAGCGGCCGGGCGCGCGCGGCGTCACGGGGCGGCGCGCCCTGTCCCGCACCGCGCCGGGCCTGCCGGAGTCGCCGGCGGCCGACGCCCGGTTCCTGTTCGACGCCCGCCACCCGGTCGCCCGGTGCGTGCGCGACGCCGCCGCGGTGCTCGAGGACGTGCCGGCCGCCCTCGCGGCCGCGCCGGAGGTGGAGCGCTGGGCGGACGGCGCCCGTGCGCACTCGGTGCTGGTGGCGCCGGTGCACGCGCGCGGGGTCGTCGTCGCCGCCCTGCTGTTCCTCGGGGCCGGCGACCGCCCCCGCTACACCGGCGACGACCTCGCGCTGGTCACCGAGATCGGGGCGCGCGCCTCGGCGGCCGTGGAGAAGGCGACGGAGTACCAGCAGAGCCGGCAGGTCGCGGTGGCGCTGCAGAGCGCGATGCTCACCGAGCCGCCCGAGGTGCCGGGTCTCGAGATCCGGGCGCGCTACCTCCCGGCCGCCGTGAACCTCGCCGTCGGCGGCGACTGGTACGACGCGTTCGACCTGCCCGGGGGCGGCCTCGCAGTCGGCGTCGGCGACGTCGAGGGCCACGACCTCCCGGCCGCGGCGACCATGGGTCAGCTGCGGTCGATGCTGCGTGCGCTCGCCGACGGCGCGCACCCGCCGTCGGCGGCGGTGGCGGCGCTCGACCGGGTGGCGACCCGCCTCGGCGTCACCCGCTTCACGACGCTCGTGCACGGGCACGTCGCCCCCCGTGCCGACGGCGGCGCGGTGTTCCGCTGGTCCAACGCCGGGCACCCGCAGCCGGTGCTGGTGCCCGCGGACGGCGAGCCCGCGTTCCTGTCCGGCGACGTCGGGATCGTGCTGGGCGTCGCCCCCGACGCGCCGCGCGGCGACTCCGAGGTGGTGCTCCCGCCCGGCGCCACCCTGCTGCTCTACACCGACGGCCTCGTCGAGCGCCGCCGCGACCCCGACGACCGCGCGGGCGCCGACCTGCTCGCACTGGTCCGCACGCACGCCCACCGCCCGCTCGGCGAGTTCTGCGACCACCTGGTCCGCGACACCGCCGCCGACACCGACGACGACATCGTCGTGCTCGCGGTGCGGGTCTCGTGA
- a CDS encoding nuclear transport factor 2 family protein, whose product MSDPVSAFRDAVHSGDVDAAVALFAPDAVFHSPVVHKPYEGREALRVILRAVVTVFEDFRYTGAYADGDDGGVLVFTARVGDRALEGVDILRAVDGVLTELTVMVRPYSAATALRERMAALLT is encoded by the coding sequence ATGAGCGATCCCGTCTCGGCCTTCCGCGACGCCGTCCACTCCGGTGACGTCGACGCGGCGGTGGCGCTGTTCGCGCCCGACGCCGTCTTCCACTCCCCCGTCGTCCACAAGCCCTACGAGGGGCGGGAGGCGTTGCGGGTGATCCTGCGCGCCGTCGTCACGGTGTTCGAGGACTTCCGCTACACCGGCGCCTACGCCGACGGCGACGACGGCGGTGTGCTCGTCTTCACCGCGCGCGTGGGCGACCGCGCGCTGGAGGGCGTCGACATCCTGCGCGCCGTCGACGGCGTGCTCACCGAGCTGACGGTGATGGTGCGGCCCTACTCCGCGGCCACCGCGCTGCGCGAGCGGATGGCGGCGCTGCTGACCTGA